In Arthrobacter ramosus, one DNA window encodes the following:
- a CDS encoding DUF445 domain-containing protein has translation MNSSTVAAGVGQRNGDAEKAAALRRMKSVALALLIAMAVVFTAAFALQRQYPWMEYVRAAAEGGMVGALADWFAVTALFKYPMGLKIPHTAIIPRRKDQIGASLGEFVETNFLSEQVVQEKLASVDIARKAGKWLASPGGPERIAKEGSALIRGAFTVLNDDDVQAVIEGMVRKHLLTPPWGPPVGRMAERIFADGHHHKLVDLLVDRAADWVEANHSTVNRLVSDRSPLWVPSFVDDIVGDRVYNEIAKFIRAVQQDPDHQVRQSIDTYLGDLAQDLQHDPAMIARAEAIKTQVLGDPEVRELASRTWGTIKDALLTAVDDPDSELTQRFKSAVRDFGSRLVSDDELAGKVNAWIGDAAGYLVKTYRSDIAGVITDTVARWDAEETSQKIELQVGKDLQYIRINGTVVGSLAGLAIFAVAHLVFG, from the coding sequence ATGAACAGCTCCACGGTTGCGGCCGGCGTCGGGCAACGAAACGGTGACGCCGAAAAGGCCGCTGCCCTGCGTCGGATGAAGTCGGTGGCGCTGGCGCTCCTGATTGCGATGGCCGTGGTTTTCACTGCTGCTTTCGCGTTGCAGAGGCAATATCCATGGATGGAATATGTGCGGGCCGCTGCCGAGGGCGGCATGGTGGGAGCGTTGGCCGACTGGTTCGCCGTCACGGCCCTGTTCAAATACCCCATGGGCCTGAAAATCCCGCACACGGCCATCATTCCGCGACGCAAGGATCAGATCGGCGCTTCGCTTGGGGAATTCGTGGAGACCAACTTCCTGTCCGAGCAGGTGGTCCAGGAGAAGCTCGCGAGCGTGGACATCGCCCGGAAAGCCGGCAAGTGGCTTGCTTCCCCGGGCGGCCCGGAGCGTATCGCAAAGGAAGGTTCAGCACTGATCCGCGGAGCGTTCACCGTGCTGAACGACGACGACGTCCAGGCAGTGATCGAGGGCATGGTCCGCAAGCACCTGCTCACTCCGCCATGGGGACCACCCGTGGGCCGGATGGCCGAACGGATCTTTGCCGACGGCCACCACCACAAGCTCGTCGATCTGCTGGTTGACCGCGCGGCGGATTGGGTGGAAGCGAACCACTCCACGGTAAACCGGCTTGTGTCCGACCGTTCGCCCCTCTGGGTTCCGTCCTTCGTGGACGACATCGTGGGCGACCGGGTCTACAACGAAATCGCCAAGTTCATCCGGGCGGTGCAGCAGGATCCCGATCATCAAGTCCGCCAATCGATCGATACATACCTCGGCGATCTTGCCCAGGATCTTCAGCATGATCCTGCAATGATTGCGCGGGCCGAGGCGATCAAGACCCAGGTGCTTGGTGATCCCGAGGTCCGCGAACTCGCTTCCCGCACGTGGGGCACCATCAAGGACGCCCTGCTCACCGCCGTCGACGATCCCGACAGCGAACTGACACAGCGTTTCAAGAGCGCCGTCCGGGACTTCGGTTCACGGCTGGTCAGCGATGACGAGCTGGCCGGCAAGGTCAATGCCTGGATCGGTGATGCTGCCGGGTACCTCGTCAAAACGTACCGCTCCGACATCGCGGGGGTCATCACGGACACCGTCGCGCGCTGGGATGCTGAGGAAACCTCGCAAAAGATCGAACTCCAGGTCGGCAAGGACCTGCAGTACATCCGCATCAACGGCACCGTGGTGGGATCGCTGGCCGGACTCGCGATCTTCGCGGTGGCGCACTTGGTGTTCGGCTGA
- a CDS encoding biotin-dependent carboxyltransferase family protein, with product MGIVVVNPGPLTLVEDLGRHGWASLGLSPSGALDRQSLRLANLLVGNPAEAAGLEILLGGLRLRFVTASTVAVAGAEGIVTLNGAEIPLNQAVRVAPGAVLDFGAPLFGLRYYLAAQGGIDVPKLLGSRSTDMLSGEGPAPLKPGGQLGIGRVSVGNGLVSGTDSVPGHGSGPGAGSGAGAGIGTINSAHALPAIRRAPDPGRAITARVDRGPRADWFDDDSWRRLVSQEWTLSPDSNRIGARLVGRPLTQTRLEELPSEGMVLGALQVPPSGLPTVFLADHPVTGGYPVIAVVRRADLDLLGQARPGQRIRFLG from the coding sequence ATGGGGATCGTAGTGGTGAACCCCGGCCCACTCACCTTGGTGGAGGACCTTGGCCGGCACGGCTGGGCTTCGCTGGGACTGAGCCCTTCCGGCGCCCTCGACCGGCAATCACTCCGGCTTGCCAATCTGCTGGTGGGGAATCCTGCGGAAGCTGCCGGTCTGGAAATATTGCTGGGCGGGCTTCGCCTGAGGTTCGTCACGGCGTCGACGGTCGCCGTGGCAGGCGCGGAAGGAATCGTGACGCTCAACGGCGCCGAGATTCCGCTGAACCAAGCCGTGCGGGTGGCTCCGGGTGCGGTGCTGGATTTCGGTGCTCCGCTGTTCGGACTGCGGTATTACCTTGCAGCGCAGGGCGGCATCGATGTGCCCAAGCTCCTCGGCTCAAGAAGCACGGACATGCTCTCCGGTGAAGGCCCCGCGCCGTTGAAACCGGGCGGGCAGTTGGGAATCGGGCGTGTTTCCGTGGGCAACGGCCTGGTTTCCGGAACGGATTCCGTTCCCGGGCACGGGTCCGGACCTGGGGCCGGATCTGGGGCCGGCGCGGGCATTGGGACCATCAACAGTGCGCATGCTCTACCTGCCATCCGCCGCGCTCCTGATCCTGGGCGGGCCATCACAGCCCGCGTGGACCGCGGCCCCCGGGCAGACTGGTTCGACGACGACTCCTGGCGCCGCCTTGTCAGTCAGGAATGGACCCTGTCGCCTGATTCCAACAGGATCGGTGCCCGGCTGGTGGGCCGTCCGCTCACCCAGACCCGCCTCGAGGAACTGCCCAGCGAAGGCATGGTGCTCGGCGCACTGCAGGTTCCGCCTTCGGGACTTCCAACGGTATTCCTGGCAGATCATCCCGTGACGGGTGGCTACCCCGTGATTGCCGTGGTGCGTCGCGCGGATCTGGACTTGTTAGGCCAAGCCCGCCCCGGCCAGCGGATCCGTTTCCTGGGCTGA
- the pxpB gene encoding 5-oxoprolinase subunit PxpB translates to MWRLNRSPDRTLLPCGDSAFLVELPGLAAVVAYYRGLTGAGTSAGVSAPPGIIDVVPAARTVLVTFDPETIRPSEVRNWLESAEPAAGVSGSGREVTIEVSYGGPDLAETAQLLGMSEAEMVTLHTGSEWTAAFSGFAPGFVYLVTTHERLRVPRRNTPRTAVPAGSVGLAGEFSGVYPRSSPGGWQLIGTTTAALWDASKAEPAAIRPGDLVRFVEA, encoded by the coding sequence GTGTGGAGATTGAATCGTTCGCCTGACCGGACGCTTCTGCCCTGCGGCGACAGCGCCTTCTTGGTGGAACTGCCCGGACTCGCCGCCGTCGTCGCGTACTACCGCGGGCTGACCGGGGCCGGCACGTCGGCCGGCGTTTCAGCGCCGCCGGGGATCATCGACGTCGTGCCCGCCGCCCGAACCGTCCTCGTCACCTTCGATCCCGAGACGATCCGCCCCTCCGAAGTCCGCAACTGGCTGGAGTCCGCGGAACCGGCAGCGGGGGTCTCGGGCTCGGGCCGCGAAGTGACCATCGAGGTCTCCTACGGCGGCCCCGACCTTGCCGAGACGGCACAGCTCCTCGGCATGAGCGAGGCCGAAATGGTCACGCTTCACACGGGCTCGGAGTGGACGGCCGCCTTCTCCGGCTTCGCGCCCGGCTTCGTGTACCTGGTCACCACGCATGAGCGGCTCCGCGTACCGCGTCGAAACACTCCGCGCACGGCCGTGCCGGCCGGCTCGGTTGGCCTCGCAGGCGAGTTCAGCGGCGTCTACCCGCGGTCCTCTCCCGGGGGTTGGCAATTGATCGGAACCACGACGGCGGCACTTTGGGACGCGTCCAAAGCCGAGCCCGCGGCGATCCGGCCGGGTGACCTGGTCCGGTTCGTGGAGGCCTGA
- a CDS encoding LamB/YcsF family protein, whose translation MDLNADSGESFGSWTMGNDASMFRIVSSANVACGFHAGDPVTMLDTCRAAFELDVRVGAHVGYRDLHGFGRRAMDMSFDELFGDVLYQLGALDGMAHAVGASVDYVKPHGALYNRIVNDVEQAEAVVAAIHAYDPGLPVLGLPGSALLRLAEESGHPVFREAFVDRGYMPDGTLVPRSQEGALVHDAAAVVERAVRFAERGEVLAVDGTVVRVKPDSLCIHGDTPGAVELAAAVRAGLEEAGVEIESFA comes from the coding sequence GTGGATCTCAACGCTGATTCGGGTGAGTCGTTCGGCTCCTGGACCATGGGGAACGACGCTTCAATGTTCCGGATTGTCAGCAGTGCCAACGTTGCCTGCGGCTTCCACGCCGGGGACCCGGTGACCATGCTGGACACCTGCCGTGCCGCCTTCGAGCTCGACGTCCGGGTCGGCGCCCACGTGGGCTACCGGGACCTGCACGGCTTCGGGCGCCGAGCGATGGACATGTCCTTCGATGAGCTCTTCGGCGACGTCCTTTACCAGCTTGGCGCCCTGGACGGCATGGCGCACGCGGTGGGCGCCTCCGTGGACTACGTCAAGCCCCACGGTGCCCTGTACAACAGGATCGTCAACGACGTCGAGCAGGCCGAAGCCGTAGTGGCCGCGATTCACGCCTACGATCCCGGGCTACCTGTCCTTGGCCTGCCGGGCTCGGCGCTGCTGCGCCTCGCCGAGGAATCCGGGCACCCGGTGTTCCGGGAGGCTTTCGTGGACCGCGGCTACATGCCGGACGGAACGTTGGTGCCGCGCTCGCAGGAAGGCGCGCTGGTGCACGACGCCGCCGCGGTAGTTGAGCGGGCCGTGCGCTTTGCCGAGCGGGGCGAGGTGCTGGCCGTGGACGGCACGGTGGTCCGGGTGAAGCCCGATTCCTTGTGCATCCATGGCGACACCCCGGGTGCTGTTGAGCTGGCTGCGGCGGTGCGCGCTGGTCTTGAGGAAGCTGGTGTGGAGATTGAATCGTTCGCCTGA